One genomic window of Elaeis guineensis isolate ETL-2024a chromosome 2, EG11, whole genome shotgun sequence includes the following:
- the LOC105057508 gene encoding protein IQ-DOMAIN 19, with protein sequence MGKTGKWLRSFLFGKKDKEKNGSSGSVPTPKEKKRWSFRRSAVTGKDVNSRDMLASASSRRFLDSDMDRKRHAMAMAEATAAAADAAVAAAQAAAAVLRLTTTAAIRCSFAEEAAAAIRIQAAFRSYLARKALCALKGLVKLQALVRGHLVRKQAANTLRCMQALVTAQARARAQRIQMLEKAQSSSQRQSNSRKSPHHPRNRQFHEVERNVEEIIKIVEMDHGESWSNLRSRNSYTMQTERKEPKFSAYGHNHQPYKLDPLQRVSRSPSALTDIGPRAYSGDFEDFTIPTAQSSPQYLSASLTPDETTFYPNYMANTESSRAKARSQSAPKQRSNSCERQPSRRRILMEGRNVPQSVQMQRSSSHAGSTAYDQYPWSIKLGKSSMPLKDSKGGSTSTVLTNTNYFRSLIAYELST encoded by the exons ATGGGGAAGACCGGCAAATGGCTTCGAAGCTTCTTGTTTGGCAAGAAGGACAAGGAGAAGAATGGGTCTTCGGGCTCAGTTCCGACACCTAAAGAGAAAAAGAGATGGAGCTTCCGCAGGTCAGCAGTCACAGGGAAAGATGTCAATTCTCGAGACATGCTTGCCTCTGCATCAAGTCGTCGGTTCCTGGACTCGGACATGGACCGGAAGAGGCatgccatggccatggcagaagcCACAGCGGCGGCCGCTGATGCTGCAGTAGCGGCAGCACAGGCTGCAGCAGCTGTTCTCCGTCTGACCACCACAGCCGCCATAAGATGCAGTTTCGCCGAGGAGGCGGCGGCTGCCATCAGGATTCAGGCGGCCTTCCGTTCTTACTTG GCCAGGAAAGCTTTATGCGCTCTAAAGGGTCTAGTGAAATTGCAAGCCTTGGTGAGAGGACACTTGGTGAGAAAGCAAGCCGCCAATACTCTCAGGTGTATGCAGGCTTTGGTGACAGCACAAGCCAGAGCTCGTGCCCAGCGGATCCAAATGCTTGAGAAAGCACAGAGCAGCTCACAGAGGCAATCCAATTCCAGAAAATCCCCACATCATCCCCGAAACCGGCAATTCCAT GAGGTGGAGAGGAATGTAGAAGAGATCATAAAAATTGTGGAGATGGATCATGGAGAGTCATGGAGTAATTTGAGGAGCAGAAACAGCTACACTATGCAAACTGAGAGAAAAGAACCCAAGTTCTCAGCATATGGCCACAACCATCAACCTTATAAGCTTGATCCCCTCCAACGGGTGTCACGTTCACCTTCAGCTTTAACTGATATAGGCCCCAGAGCTTACAGTGGAGATTTTGAAGACTTTACCATCCCCACAGCACAAAGCAGCCCTCAATACTTATCAGCTTCTCTTACACCTGATGAAACAACATTCTATCCTAATTACATGGCCAACACAGAGTCTTCAAGAGCTAAGGCTCGGTCGCAGAGTGCACCTAAGCAACGATCCAATTCATGCGAGAGGCAACCAAGCAGAAGGAGGATATTGATGGAAGGAAGGAATGTTCCGCAGAGTGTACAAATGCAGCGATCATCTTCGCATGCTGGCTCAACTGCTTATGATCAGTATCCATGGTCGATCAAGCTCGGTAAGTCCAGCATGCCACTCAAGGACAGTAAAGGTGGTTCAACAAGCACTGTGCTGACTAACACCAACTACTTCAGATCTCTAATAGCATATGAGCTTAGTACATGA